One candidate division KSB1 bacterium genomic window, AATTCGAATTTATCCTTGGAGAGTTTAAGGTCATTGATGGTCTTATATGCCGCCCAGACCAGTTTCTCGTCGTGGGTCGCGATACCGGCGTAATTGCCATTTTCAAGCAGTTCCCGCAATAACATACTGTAATTTGAATTGACAATCTCTTTATCTTTATAGGCAATATCGCGCGGCTCAATATAAATACCTTTGCAAACCCGCACATTGATTTTAGAGTTGCTGTTCATTTGATCGCGGATGTCCGGCAGGCTGCGGCGCATGTATGCTTGAATGACAAAACCAACATTGTCAAAATCCTTTTTGAGCTGGCTGTGAATTTGAAGTGTATCCGTGGTACAGCTCGAGTCCTCCATATCAATACGTACGAAATTGTCGAACTCTTTTGCCCGCTGCACAAGTCTGCGACTGTTTTCCAGGCAGAAATCTAAATCCAGTTTAAGACCCAGCATTGTGAGTTTTATGGAAATATTGCAGTCGAGGTTTTCCTGTTCGATTTTATCGAGGATTTGCAAATATTCCTGCACTGCATATTCGGCTTGCTCTTTTTTTGTGATGTGTTCACCTAAAACATCGAGGGTCGCACAACACCCCTGTTCCTGCAAATTTTTAATTACCTCAACAGCATCTGACAAAGTTGTTCCGGCGATATAACGGGAGGCAATCCGTCTCACCAAAAATTTCGGAACGATCGGAATGGTCCAGACAACAAGTTTGTCAAATAAGCTCACTTAGCCGCCTTTTTGTTAATTTAAATTATTGCAAAAATGGGAGGAGAAAATATCTGGATGCTGGATGCTTGAAGCTCGATGCTTGATGCTTGATCCAGCAACCAGCAAACCAGCATCCAGCAACCAGCATCAAGTTATTACTTCCGGATTGAGCAAATTAGTCGGCCGTTTTCCTTTTAGACCATCAACCAAATTCTGGGCCGCCATGGTTGCCATTTTTGTTCTTGTTTCAATAGTAGCGCTGGCGATATGTGGCGTCAGCACGGCCTTATCAAGTGAAATGAGCTCAGGATGAATCGCCGGTTCTTCTTCATAAACATCGATGCCGGCGCCGGCGATTTCACCGTTCTGAAGCGCCCTCGCAAGTGCGGCTTCATCCACGACCGGGCCGCGGGATGTGTTAATCAAATAAGCGGTCTTTTTCATTTGCTTAAAAACGGCGTCGTTAAACAAATGGTGCGTGCTCTCCAGTAACGGTACATGCACCGTTACAAAATCGGATTCCTTGAGCAATTCTTCAAAAGAGACTTTTTTGGCTCCGTACTCATTTTCAAGATTTTCGTTCCGGAATTCGTCGCAGTAAAGAATTTGCATTTTAAACCCGCGCGACTTTTCCGCAACCGCATTCCCGATCCTGCCCGCTCCTACGACGCCAAGAGTCCTGCCGGTGATGTCACCACCCAAATACATCATGGGTCCCCAGCCTTTGTATTTACCGGCCCGGGTGAACTTATCCGATTCTACAATCCGTCGTGCGGTTGCAAAAAGCAGCGCCCAGGCATGATCGGAAGTGGCATCCGTGAGAACGCCGGGAGTGTTGGTGACCATAATCCCGCGTTCAGTTGCTGCCGGCACATCGATATTATCAAACCCAACGGCATGATTTGCAATGATTCTTAACTGCTTGCCCGCGGTGTCCATCACTTCGCCGTCGATCTGTTCAGTTAACAAAGGCAGCAAGCCATCGAGCCCCTTAACATTTTCAAGTAATTCATCACGGCTCAAAAGATGGTCTTCTTCGTTGATTCTAACGTCAGTTAAGTTTTCGTGTAAAATGTCCAATCCCGGCTGCGGGATGATCCTTGTAACGTAGACCTTAAAATTTTCTTTGGCCATGTCTCTCCTCTTTAATCTAAACTATCCTCCGGGCCATTTTATCCTAAATTGAGCGATTGGCTTTTGGTAATTAGCTTTTAGCTAATAAAATCAACTAGTTAAAATGGCTATTGTAAATCGCCTAACCCGGACAAGCCGGAAATCGCAAATATCAATAACAAAAATCCAAGCTTGTCCCCGAATGTTTTAGTCGGGGATAAATCTCAAACTGCAAATTACAATCAACAAAAAAAAAGCCGCCACCGAGGCCTTTGTCTTTGTTTTGA contains:
- a CDS encoding proline dehydrogenase family protein, with the protein product MSLFDKLVVWTIPIVPKFLVRRIASRYIAGTTLSDAVEVIKNLQEQGCCATLDVLGEHITKKEQAEYAVQEYLQILDKIEQENLDCNISIKLTMLGLKLDLDFCLENSRRLVQRAKEFDNFVRIDMEDSSCTTDTLQIHSQLKKDFDNVGFVIQAYMRRSLPDIRDQMNSNSKINVRVCKGIYIEPRDIAYKDKEIVNSNYSMLLRELLENGNYAGIATHDEKLVWAAYKTINDLKLSKDKFEFQMLLGVDEQLRRLILKDGYKLRVYVPYGKQWYEYSIRRLQENPKIAG
- a CDS encoding D-glycerate dehydrogenase, producing the protein MAKENFKVYVTRIIPQPGLDILHENLTDVRINEEDHLLSRDELLENVKGLDGLLPLLTEQIDGEVMDTAGKQLRIIANHAVGFDNIDVPAATERGIMVTNTPGVLTDATSDHAWALLFATARRIVESDKFTRAGKYKGWGPMMYLGGDITGRTLGVVGAGRIGNAVAEKSRGFKMQILYCDEFRNENLENEYGAKKVSFEELLKESDFVTVHVPLLESTHHLFNDAVFKQMKKTAYLINTSRGPVVDEAALARALQNGEIAGAGIDVYEEEPAIHPELISLDKAVLTPHIASATIETRTKMATMAAQNLVDGLKGKRPTNLLNPEVIT